The genomic stretch CAAAGAACCGCCCCATCTGCCCCGTGCCGCCGATGATGCCTGCAAGCATTGCTGTCATTTCTCCAGGATCGTCTCTTTGACGGCGACGCCGAAATGCCGCCCGCCCTCCGCGACGCTGCCGAGCACCTTATCGCCGACGGCGAGGGCGGCGACCGATACGGCCGTCCCGTCGGTTCTGACGAGCCGGATCGTCTCGGCGTTCTGGAGAACCAGGCTCACCGTTGCACCGCCGGCCTTCGCCTCGACGAGGAGGAGCGGGCGGCGCTCGATCTTCACCCTGCCGACGACCGCCTCGTGGGTCGGGCCGGTATGCTCCGCGACGAGCACCCTATCCCCCACCGCGAGGTCGGCGAGGTACGCGGTCTTTCCGTTGGGGAGGAGGATGTAGGCGTGCACCGCCCCGGCGTTCACCCGGAACGGGCGCGGCGCCACGTAGGGGTTCTCCAGGGTCTCGGGGTGGACCATCAGGAACGCCGAGGAGGTGTTGCCGACGAGCATCCCCTCCCCGTCGGCAAGGATCGAGCAGGTGTCGACGCAGACCCGGTCCCCCATCCCGACGGGGACGATCCGGGTCACCTCGAAGGGGACGAGCGGAACCTCTTCGCCGGCGCCGGCGATCACGCTCGCCACCCGCCGGATCTCCGCCGGATCGTCGGTCGCAAGGAGAATGCCCGCCGCCCCGCGTTCGAGGACGGTCAGGGCGACCTTTGCCTCTTCTGCGTTCGCGACCGCCGCAACGATCCGGTCGGACTGCGCGACGAGGTTCTCGAGCGGGATGACCGTCCAGTCCCGCGTCCGGACGATGACGTAGCCCTCGCGGGAGAGCCGGAGCGCCTCCTCCTCGGACTCCTTGTCGACGATCTCGATCTCGAAGACGTCCTTTCCGGTGACGAGGTCACCGTTCTCCGCGATCGTCGTCACCCGGCCGAGTTCCCGCACGCGTTCTGCGTCGTCTACCATCAGGGCATCTGCGCCGCTCTCGATCGCGGTCGCCGCGAGATCCTTTCTCCACGGCCTGATATCAACCCAGAACTGCTTCATCGCTCCGTCTCCAGGGCTTCGGCCGCGCTTTTGCCCTCGTGCACCACCCTGGATATCGCGGCGATGAACCGGGCCGGGTCGCCGCGCTGGAAGGCGTTTCTTCCCATGCAGACACCCGCCGCGCCCGCATCGATCGCGTCCCGGATGGTCGTGAGCGTCTCCATATCCCCGCCCTTCTCGCCGCCGGCGATCATCACCGGCACCGAGCAGGCGGCGGTGATCCGGCGGAACGTCTCGGGATCCCCGGTGTAGTTCGTCTTGATGAGATCGGCCCCGAGCTCTTCCGCCACCCGGACGCAGTGCCCGACCGACTGCGGCGATACGGGATCGATCCCCTTGCCGCGGGGGTAGATCATGATCAGGAGCGGTATCCCCCAGCGGTTGCAGTCGCGCACCACCTCGCCCGCCGATTCGATCATCCTCGACTCGTTCGGCGCGCCGAGGTTGATGTGGATCGAGACCGCGTCGGCGCCGAGCGCGACCGCCTCCTCCACGGTGCAGACGAGCACCTTGTCGTTCGGGTCGGGGTTCATCGATGTGCTCGCGGAGAGGTGGACGATGAGCCCGATATCCTTTCCGCGCTTCCGGTGCCCTCCCTTCACCATCCCCTTGTGGAGGACGATGGCGTTTGCCCCGCCCTCGCTCACCGCGTTGACCGTCTCGGTCATGTTGCAGAGCCCTTCGATCTGGCCCATCGTGAACCCGTGATCCATGGGGATGATCACGGCGCGGCCGGTGTTCCTGTCCATTATCCGCTCGAGGCGGATCTCTTTTCCAATCATGTTATCACGTCCTCAAGATCTCAACTGCTTCCTCTGCCGACCGCCCTTCATGGATGATCAGTGCGGCGGCACGGATAAGGCGATCGGGCGCCGGGTGCTGGAAGGCGTTCCTCCCGATCGATATCCCGGCGGCACCTCCTTCCATCGCACCCTCGACCAGGTCGAGGATTGCCCGATCATCGGTCTTCGAGCCGCCCGCGACCACGACCGGCACCGGGCATCCTCTCGTTACCTCGCGGAACGAGTCCGGGTCGCCGGTGTAGACGGTCTTGACGATATCGGCGCCGAGCTCCGCCGCCACCCGCGCGGAGAGTTTGACGCACTCGAGGTCGTGCTCGTCCGCGACCTTCCTGCCCCGCGGGTACATCATCGCGAGGAGCGGCATCCCCCACTCCATGCAGGCGACCGCGACTCTGCCCAGGTCTTCGAGCATCTGCGCCTCGGAGTCGGCGCCGACGTTGATGTGCACCGAGACGCCGTCGGCGCCCATTTTTAAGGCGTTCGTGACGGTGTTCACGAGCACCTTGTCATT from Methanoculleus chikugoensis encodes the following:
- a CDS encoding 3-dehydroquinate synthase II, which gives rise to MKQFWVDIRPWRKDLAATAIESGADALMVDDAERVRELGRVTTIAENGDLVTGKDVFEIEIVDKESEEEALRLSREGYVIVRTRDWTVIPLENLVAQSDRIVAAVANAEEAKVALTVLERGAAGILLATDDPAEIRRVASVIAGAGEEVPLVPFEVTRIVPVGMGDRVCVDTCSILADGEGMLVGNTSSAFLMVHPETLENPYVAPRPFRVNAGAVHAYILLPNGKTAYLADLAVGDRVLVAEHTGPTHEAVVGRVKIERRPLLLVEAKAGGATVSLVLQNAETIRLVRTDGTAVSVAALAVGDKVLGSVAEGGRHFGVAVKETILEK
- a CDS encoding 2-amino-3,7-dideoxy-D-threo-hept-6-ulosonate synthase, which codes for MIGKEIRLERIMDRNTGRAVIIPMDHGFTMGQIEGLCNMTETVNAVSEGGANAIVLHKGMVKGGHRKRGKDIGLIVHLSASTSMNPDPNDKVLVCTVEEAVALGADAVSIHINLGAPNESRMIESAGEVVRDCNRWGIPLLIMIYPRGKGIDPVSPQSVGHCVRVAEELGADLIKTNYTGDPETFRRITAACSVPVMIAGGEKGGDMETLTTIRDAIDAGAAGVCMGRNAFQRGDPARFIAAISRVVHEGKSAAEALETER
- a CDS encoding 2-amino-3,7-dideoxy-D-threo-hept-6-ulosonate synthase, which produces MRGKEIRLERIMDRNTGRTIIVPLDHGVTLGPIPGLVDVGKTIDLVAEGGANAVIGHVGLALHGHRGHGRDVGLIMHLSASTSIGPDPNDKVLVNTVTNALKMGADGVSVHINVGADSEAQMLEDLGRVAVACMEWGMPLLAMMYPRGRKVADEHDLECVKLSARVAAELGADIVKTVYTGDPDSFREVTRGCPVPVVVAGGSKTDDRAILDLVEGAMEGGAAGISIGRNAFQHPAPDRLIRAAALIIHEGRSAEEAVEILRT